In the Populus trichocarpa isolate Nisqually-1 chromosome 1, P.trichocarpa_v4.1, whole genome shotgun sequence genome, one interval contains:
- the LOC18095636 gene encoding uncharacterized protein LOC18095636, with protein MAFFCFLVDQTRKVRSFKPVAGSCSRCGGGASVANMRTSTRFCYVPFYWKSWRAIICTFCGAILKSYR; from the coding sequence ATGGCTTTTTTCTGTTTCCTGGTGGACCAAACAAGGAAGGTCAGGAGCTTCAAGCCGGTAGCCGGGTCATGTTCAAGATGCGGCGGTGGTGCCAGTGTGGCTAACATGAGAACTTCAACAAGATTTTGTTATGTTCCATTTTACTGGAAATCTTGGAGAGCTATCATCTGTACGTTTTGTGGAGCCATTCTCAAATCTTATAGATAA